The following is a genomic window from Chryseobacterium ginsenosidimutans.
TTTAAGCATTCCAACAAAAAAGTTTTCTGCATTGACGATATGTGCTGCTTCATATTCAGTTTTGTTTCTTACATCGATTACCTGAACGTCTTCTCTGTTCAGATAGGTTTTAAATTCTTCAAGAGCAATGCTGTCAACGGTCTGCAATTTCAATCCAGGAACATCGATATGATCGATGTACCCAAGCATCTGATCCATTCCGATCCTCATCAGTTTACGGGTAAGGTCGTTCATCCGTTCACTTTCAGCAATCAGTATAAAGGGTTTAGAATAATCCATGGTCCATCCTACCCAGGTTGAAAAAGAATTATTCCCCTGAATATTGAGGCTTTTCGGAATAAAACCTCTGGCAAAATCTTCCTTACTCCTCGTATCAATCACCTGTACTCCATCATGGTATGCGCTGAGAAATTCCTCAACGGAAAGCTTTTTCTGTATCGGAACTTCTATCAATAAAGGCCTGTCTATTTTATTCCACTTTTTCATCATTGCGAAATACTTCGGTGGTTCCGGCTGACCTTCCAATAAATAGTTGATGAAACCCTGCTCATCATCCTTATACTGAAAGGCCCAGTTTGTGATTTTCTCATAACCGACCGTGGAACTTGGGACGGCACCCAATGATTTTCCACAGGCCGATCCGGCTCCATGTCCAGGCCAAACTTGAATATATTCGGGGAGTTCCTTAAAATCCTGCACCGAGTGATATATTTCTTTCGCTCCCTTTTCCTGAGTTCCGGTCAATCCAGCTACTTTTTCCAGTAAATCAGGCCTTCCGATGTCTCCCACGAAAACAAAGTCTCCGGTAAAAATCATCACCGGTACATCCGCTGCAGGATGATCGGTCAGTAAAAAACTAATACTTTCTGGGGTGTGTCCCGGGGTGTGAATTACTTTCAATGTAAGCCTGCCTATTTCAATTGTATCTCCATTGATTAAACCAATATGCTGAAACTGATATTGCCAATCTGCTCCGCCTTCATCAGAAAGATACAGCTTCGCACCCGTTGCTTCTTCAAGCTCACGGGAGCCTGAGAGAAAATCTGCGTGAATGTGCGTTTCGGTGATATGGGTAATTGTCAGATTATTTTCTTTGGCGATCTCAAGGTAGATATCGATATCTCTTTTAGGA
Proteins encoded in this region:
- a CDS encoding MBL fold metallo-hydrolase codes for the protein MFFHHIYDKSLAQASYLIGCQAVGEAIVIDPKRDIDIYLEIAKENNLTITHITETHIHADFLSGSRELEEATGAKLYLSDEGGADWQYQFQHIGLINGDTIEIGRLTLKVIHTPGHTPESISFLLTDHPAADVPVMIFTGDFVFVGDIGRPDLLEKVAGLTGTQEKGAKEIYHSVQDFKELPEYIQVWPGHGAGSACGKSLGAVPSSTVGYEKITNWAFQYKDDEQGFINYLLEGQPEPPKYFAMMKKWNKIDRPLLIEVPIQKKLSVEEFLSAYHDGVQVIDTRSKEDFARGFIPKSLNIQGNNSFSTWVGWTMDYSKPFILIAESERMNDLTRKLMRIGMDQMLGYIDHIDVPGLKLQTVDSIALEEFKTYLNREDVQVIDVRNKTEYEAAHIVNAENFFVGMLKDHLDMISYEKQVVIYCQSGDRAAIAYSILKKYGFENVKIYYGGMKEWLEKYNSVTN